The Solenopsis invicta isolate M01_SB chromosome 3, UNIL_Sinv_3.0, whole genome shotgun sequence region acctttcaACACATCTTTCACCTAACCTATACATCTCGTCTCCACTGGTCTCCACATACATTCCTTCTTCTATTCTCCATTCTACTCGTTCTACCTTTTCATCGTACGACTCGGCAAAAATGAGCTCTCACGGGAAAGCAGAGACCGACAGGCTCAAAAAGAATTTAGAAGAACAATTGGATCGCCTTGTGCAGCAGTTGGAAGATTTGGAATCTTGCAGGTTTCGTTtcgttttttctaaaaatataaaatattttctcgcgATTACGGTTCGTGAAACGATTCTTCGCattcatatatgtttttttaactatattaatCAAGTTTTGTCAACAGAGTTACATTAGATGAGACAGAATATCAGGAATGTAAGGAAGATACCATGGAGCAACTCCGTGAGTTTAATGAGAGCCTGCAAAGAATGATATCTGGAAATATGACTTTAGTCGATCAACTTGGAGCAATGCAATTGGTATgtattttgtcaattttttttactagaaCAAATTGCAGTAGAGGGTTATGTTGCTGCAACATGTGTTTTTACTTGATcaattgctaaatttttaataggCGACTCAAGCAGCTATTAGCACAGCCTTCCAGACACCAGCTGTGATCAGAATGTTTGGCAAGCGGGAGCCCGCTGGACTTAAAGAACGTCTCTCGCAAATTGATCGAGATGTAAAACTAGGAAAACTGAACAAAGAAGCCGCCGATCGTCAACGTGGAGAAATATTAAGCGCTTTGAGGCAACTTGGAGAAAAATTGGAATCATCTGAATTACAGTTGTTAGAGCGATTATCTTTAAATAACATAGATTCCACCAGGTACGTGCAAGTTAACGAAACAGCGGAAAAAGGTAAAATGGCTCTAGATGTAGTCGGTAAAGAAGTTAAAGCTACCCAAGATACTTGAACTgataattagtaattataacgttttaacattaagtaatttttatttatcattctttttatagtttattaaagAGCTTTCTTATCAAACAACTTACATTTATACAAGCCTTTAtgctagattttttttttttcaagtttttacaACTTGAAATTTGACAAAGTTTTGATACCATTAGCATTCAAACTAAACACATTGctacaaattaaaatgtactGTGCAATTAAACTTGTTTGGATTTTGCGGTAACAGCGCGATAATATTGCAATTGTTATTTGATACAAAGAGGAAGTAGTTCTCTCTATTATATACCAATAATCAAATACAAATAGTATAGAAACATATGTATGTAgcttttatgcaatttttaatatataaatatttatattattttatgttatttaagtatttactGTGATCTAGTACAACAGCTACatcaaattagaattttatagtgCACATTAGATAAAACATATATGAAGGCATCTTGTTTATTGTTCACAATATTGTTATGTGAatcatgaaataaatatatcgatGTTTCTGTGTGACTTCCGTTTCCAAGGAAATTACATTTCAgtctgataaaaattaaaaatgaaaattataaagagATAACATCTCAAGATAAACATGATGAATAACTGGTAATTAATAACTGAATAACAATATACATTTGTTCATATTATCATTAATAGACATAAGTATGTAAAACTCTGTTATTAATATACTGTATATGAAACAAAaacttatctaaaaaaaaaaaataatgaaaaaaatgaataagtcTATGCGTACTTGTTATGAATTATTTCCATGCATATAATcttgtaatcatttttttccaGAATCGATTgcctaaatatataaatatcaataagtATAAAACTATGATTAGGTAAAAACTATTTTGTTACGTTGCTTGATACAAGTAAAAATAGTCTTTCAAGATTAAGATCTGCATGTATATATAACAGTCCTTCCTGAAGGAAGTTTGCAAAGGCATATCAAATTGGTGTCAAGAATATATTAATGTGCTTCTACAGACTATCCTCTGAtatgtgtacatgtatatgtatacatacagcctattttaaatacatttttattctttggagttttcaattaatttaaatcaaataattgaattttacttgctttctcaaaattatctcgcaaaattcttaaaaattttcaatccaGGGGGAAACTATTGAACAAGTGAACTGTTTCTCTTCATTTCTAATTGCAGTattctgtatatatacatacacacagaaTGCACACgttcacacacatacacacacacacacaacatgcGTAcgctcgtatatatatatatatacaacaaTAGATGTGCAAAATAAAGCGTCTAGATAGACAAATAGAAAGAACGAAACTCTTTTTCACTGGTGTTTGTATCTTTATACGCAtatgaacgcgcgcgcgcacgcatcacacacacacacgcatgcacacctatatcttatacatatattaatatatattatacataaaatatatattaatagtatatatatattttttttttaatttttgttgaacGCTTTCTTACATTATTGTACTCATTGCACTCATCATATGAATTAGCGCTTACGTCTACACACTCTTTTATGTTCACGCTGCCAGTGAACCTGTTGACAATCTGTGCTGCAGTATGCAGTATTCCAACAACAGTGATATATCGCTTCAGCTTCGCAATTATAACACTGTAATAAGTGATAGACATTAAAGAATAAGTAGATTAGTATAAAAGAGGTTCAGAAAGACGAAGAAAAAGAATTACCCATTGTTTCTTTTTGATGTCAGAGACGATTTGTTGATGTCTATCGGTTAATTGCCGCAATTCTTTGGCATGCTCCGCTTGTAGTCTCTCTAATTCTCTGCATTTTTCAAGCTCTAATTCACGGCGCAATTTTTCTAGCGCCGTTGTCGTTGGTTGTTCCGAAGTTCTGCGCTCTCTCTTGATCTGTCAATGTAATAGTCAAAAAATAATCgcgaatataataatatatagtcGTACGTGAGTAGGCACTCGGCCGAAAATTTACCTTGGCGGGGAGTCCATCCGTTTGCATTTGTTCAGTTTGTACGAGAACGCATTTCGATCTCGGCTCTTGGCAACTAGATGTAACCATGTCCTCTTGAGAGCCTTCCTTCTTTAAACCTTGCGGACACGTGCTCGTTATGCTTTCTCCCGCGGGTTCATCTTCCGCCACGGGTAAATGAGGCACTTGTCTTTCTTCATTTTCGGCATTAGTTTTCGCAGTGTCTTCTTTATTATCCGTCTCGTCGTTCACATTTTGCGTTTCAGTATTGCCGTCCGAACTCAAGCGTTCGACTCTTACTCTCAAATCTTTAATCAATTGCTTTGCAGGCAAATTAGAACTATGCGACGAAGGACTCCGCGAGCTCGACGATTCCAACTTTCGTATTTTCGCAGGAGTAGGATTTTCTATCGTGTTATCTTCCTTATTCTTTCCCAtcttttgcaacaaattctGATGATGCTTCAACTCTTCAAAAGCTCTGTTCCAAGctgttgatttttttatctataaaaggCAACGCTTTTAATTATACGAGAAAGATGATTTTTGTTATGGAAATGGATCCGATTACCTCGAAATCAAATGCCTCGAAAAGAAATTAGTTggacatttttcattatttctaatacctttattttttatttttctttttttttgaaaacacaacaattcataaaaattgatttctttgaaagaaaaaggactttttttcatctttttcagCAATCATGACGGTATTATTATCGCGTGAATAGAGGATAAACTCAATTGTTTCAATGTTTTTACAATTACGTCGAGTAAATGGTAcaaagtattgaaatttttaccTGCAAGCTTTGTAATGTGGAAGAGATCGAGCGAATAAAAACTTTCTCGATATTAGCCCTCATGTGATGACCGCCGAAGAAACGCACGTCGTACACATTGCCATTGACTTGCATGACTTTCGCCGGCCAATATGGATATCCCTTTTGCTTCGCGTAGACCAACTGATGAGGGGGATTACACGGTATACAGAACCacattttttcagatttttcgtTCGATATACGATAACAATCCGCGCAACGACGTATCTCTTGAAGATCGTAACAACAGTCTTGATACATGGTGCGTCCCATGTCCGCTATCACGCTGCTAACTATTGGAGCGACGAGACAAGATGATACATTTGGAGAAGGAAACGTATATACGTACATGTAATAAATCTCTCACCTCCGTGATATATTATGATGTTATGCAGAATATTATGTGCATCAGCCTCAAATTCGGCAAGACTGTTATATTCGTTGTTGTTCGTTTTCGCGTCCATTATCGCCAGATCCATGTGACGCTTTATGAGAATTCCTGGTCGCCACGCGTCCTCACCCTCGCTCACCCAGGTTGGTCCTGAAAAGCCGTTGGGTGGTGTGACGATTGGATCATTGTTGAAAACGATGGTGCGATTTGTAATTTCCGGCGGTAATTTCGCCTTTAGATGGCCACATGTGAAACTAAGAATATGGTTGAGATCAATCTTGTCGGGGTATACGTCGCCGTTGATTTTCTATAACATAATTGGTACTTGAAATCGTCGAACGAAAAAATGAAACGCGCTAGCTGCTAGCTGCATCGAGAAGTTACCTCGCAGAAGCTGCAAATCTTTAACTTGGCGATGCTGGATACATGGCATTCCGAGTGATAGACTCTGCAGCACTGTTCGCAGCATTCGAGCACGCCCGCTCGTTGGCACTTGTAGCAATACCAATCGTGAGTATCGTGAGTATCGTTCTGCGATACATCTACCGGCGGTAATCTATAACTCTCTTGATCGACGCCATTCTTCGTGGGCACTTTCTTCAAGAGGACGAGCCCGTCCTCGACCGCCTTGTTGAGCTCCTCCTGAGCCTCTTGTTCCGTAAAACCGTAAACTCGAGCCATGTGCCGTACCATGCGATCATTGCTAGGTAAGCTCCTTTGATGTACCGTGATTTTGATCGTGTCCCAAATCCGCTGAATCATAGACGGATCGCTTCTCCGGCGTAGAGACATGTCGATAGCGAACACACACACTGTAACGAGAAATAATTACAATTGAAAATTCGTAATGGCAAGGTTCAAATTGCAAAAGTACAAACGCAGATAGTCGAGCCATCAGCAAAGTTTAAGTCGATAAGTATTTTGCGCCCTCATACGCTGTACGGTATCAGAACGGTACAATTAAATCTAAAGTACGTTAGGTACGTACGCTAACTGGGTACCCACATATGTAGAATATATCAATATGCAGGCGGTGCGCTTGTAACAACTCTATATACTCAGTCGACTTTTGTCAATCTCTCTCTCGTCATGTGCGCGGTTGGGCAGTTTTAAAAGTTAATCCCGGA contains the following coding sequences:
- the LOC105192967 gene encoding protein LZIC, translating into MNEKFIIYLSTHLSPNLYISSPLVSTYIPSSILHSTRSTFSSYDSAKMSSHGKAETDRLKKNLEEQLDRLVQQLEDLESCRVTLDETEYQECKEDTMEQLREFNESLQRMISGNMTLVDQLGAMQLATQAAISTAFQTPAVIRMFGKREPAGLKERLSQIDRDVKLGKLNKEAADRQRGEILSALRQLGEKLESSELQLLERLSLNNIDSTRYVQVNETAEKGKMALDVVGKEVKATQDT
- the LOC105192968 gene encoding zinc finger MYND domain-containing protein 11 isoform X2, whose amino-acid sequence is MSLRRRSDPSMIQRIWDTIKITVHQRSLPSNDRMVRHMARVYGFTEQEAQEELNKAVEDGLVLLKKVPTKNGVDQESYRLPPVDVSQNDTHDTHDWYCYKCQRAGVLECCEQCCRVYHSECHVSSIAKLKICSFCEKINGDVYPDKIDLNHILSFTCGHLKAKLPPEITNRTIVFNNDPIVTPPNGFSGPTWVSEGEDAWRPGILIKRHMDLAIMDAKTNNNEYNSLAEFEADAHNILHNIIIYHGVSSVIADMGRTMYQDCCYDLQEIRRCADCYRISNEKSEKMWFCIPCNPPHQLVYAKQKGYPYWPAKVMQVNGNVYDVRFFGGHHMRANIEKVFIRSISSTLQSLQIKKSTAWNRAFEELKHHQNLLQKMGKNKEDNTIENPTPAKIRKLESSSSRSPSSHSSNLPAKQLIKDLRVRVERLSSDGNTETQNVNDETDNKEDTAKTNAENEERQVPHLPVAEDEPAGESITSTCPQGLKKEGSQEDMVTSSCQEPRSKCVLVQTEQMQTDGLPAKIKRERRTSEQPTTTALEKLRRELELEKCRELERLQAEHAKELRQLTDRHQQIVSDIKKKQWCYNCEAEAIYHCCWNTAYCSTDCQQVHWQREHKRVCRRKR
- the LOC105192968 gene encoding zinc finger MYND domain-containing protein 11 isoform X1, with product MCVFAIDMSLRRRSDPSMIQRIWDTIKITVHQRSLPSNDRMVRHMARVYGFTEQEAQEELNKAVEDGLVLLKKVPTKNGVDQESYRLPPVDVSQNDTHDTHDWYCYKCQRAGVLECCEQCCRVYHSECHVSSIAKLKICSFCEKINGDVYPDKIDLNHILSFTCGHLKAKLPPEITNRTIVFNNDPIVTPPNGFSGPTWVSEGEDAWRPGILIKRHMDLAIMDAKTNNNEYNSLAEFEADAHNILHNIIIYHGVSSVIADMGRTMYQDCCYDLQEIRRCADCYRISNEKSEKMWFCIPCNPPHQLVYAKQKGYPYWPAKVMQVNGNVYDVRFFGGHHMRANIEKVFIRSISSTLQSLQIKKSTAWNRAFEELKHHQNLLQKMGKNKEDNTIENPTPAKIRKLESSSSRSPSSHSSNLPAKQLIKDLRVRVERLSSDGNTETQNVNDETDNKEDTAKTNAENEERQVPHLPVAEDEPAGESITSTCPQGLKKEGSQEDMVTSSCQEPRSKCVLVQTEQMQTDGLPAKIKRERRTSEQPTTTALEKLRRELELEKCRELERLQAEHAKELRQLTDRHQQIVSDIKKKQWCYNCEAEAIYHCCWNTAYCSTDCQQVHWQREHKRVCRRKR